The genomic region TCCTTAACCTGTTCCTGAACGCAGTGCAGGCGATGCAGTCGGGGGGGACACTCACGGTGAAAAGCGGGCTGGCCAAGGTCGACGGGATCGACATGGTGCAGGTGCGGGTGACCGACACCGGCCAGGGGATCCCGCCGCAGATCCTGGAGAAGATCTTCACGCCATTTTTCACCACCAAGGCGCAGGGGACCGGCCTCGGCCTCGCCATCAGCCACCGCCTTATCGAGCAGCACGGCGGGAGGCTTTCCGTGGTGAGCCAGGACGGCATGGGAACCACCTTCACCGTGGAACTCCCGGCCTACTGCCCTGGGCAGCCCGGGTACTGCGGGCCGGATGCGCCCGAGGCTTCGGCCGCGTGACAGTAGAGAGCAGCAGAAACGGCAACAACCGGTCCCGACCGGAGCAGTCAGCGGGAAAAAACCCTAAGGAGCCGCAATGCGCAAGATAAAGATAATGGTCGTCGATGACGAGCACCTGATCCGCTGGTCTTTGGAGCAAAACCTGAAGAAACAGGGATACGAAGTGTTCACCGCAGGGACCGGCGAAGACGCGCTCCGTCTGGCCCGCGACGAGCAGCCCGACCTCGTGCTTTTGGACTACCACCTCCCCGGGATCAACGGGCTGGAGGTCCTGCAGAGGCTCAAGGAGCTGGACGAGGAGATCCTGGTCATCATGGTGACGGCGCAGGGGGGACTGGAGACCGCAGTCAACACAATGCGCCACGGCGCCTACGACTACATCAACAAGCCCTTCAACCTGGACGAGATGGCGCTGGTGATCCGCAAGGCGCTGGAGACCTCGGAACTGCGCCGCGAGGTGGTGCAGCTAAGGAGCGAGCACAAGAAGCAGGGGCCGCCCAAGATCCTGGGCAATTCCAAGCACATGAGAAACGTGCTGGAGATGATGGCCAAGGTCGCCAAGAGCGACGCCTCCACGGTCCTCGTGCAGGGGGAATCGGGGACCGGCAAGGAGCTGGTGGCGAAGTACATCCACTACGAATCCGCCCGCGCCGACAAGCCGTTCGTCGCCATCAACTGCGCGGCCGTTCCCGCCACGCTTCTGGAAAGCGAGCTCTTCGGCCACGAGAAGGGGGCGTTCACCGACGCGAAGAACTCCAAGAAGGGGCTCTTCGAGCTGGCCGACGGCGGCACAGTCTTCCTCGACGAGATCGGCGACATGGAGATCGGGATGCAGGCGAAGCTGCTCCGCTTCCTGGAGGACAGGACCTTCCGGCGCATCGGCGGCTCCAAGATGATCCCGGTCGACGTCCGGATCGTCTCTGCTACCAACAAGGACCTCTTGAAGGCGATCGAGGACAAGAGCTTCAGAAACGACCTCTACTACCGCCTCCAGGTGATCCCGATCTTCCTTCCCTCGCTGCGTGAGCGCAAGGAGGACATCCTGGTCCTGGCCAACTACTTCATCGAGGTCTTCTCCAAGGAGTTCGGCAAACCGACCAAGGGTATCTCCAGCATGGCCGAGAAGCTCTTGGTGGAGTACAACTGGCCCGGCAACATCCGCGAGCTGAAGAACGTCATCGAGCGCGCCATCATCCTCGGGAACGACGAGAACCTCCTTTTGGAGAACCTACCGCTGGAGATCGTCGCCAAGGCAAGCCATGTGACCGTGCCGCTCACCACCTTCAAGCTCCCCCCCGAGGGGATCGACATCGAGGAGGTGGAGCGCGAGCTGATCAAGCAGTCGCTTGAGATGACCGACTGGAACCAGTCGAAAGCCGCGAAGAAGCTGAACCTCGGCATCGATGCCTTCCGTTACCGGATGAAGAAGTTCGGTTTCCTGAAGTAGAAGCTCGCTCTTCCACCCACCCCCTTTTTCACGTTCCCGCCCCCGGAGGGGGAGGGACAGGGAGGGGGGGACCACCTGTTCTTCCCTTCCCGACCTCCCCCCTCCGGGGGAAGGAGTTGGGAGAGCTTACAGCACCTTTATCTGCGGCGGACTCCTTGACTGGGGGCCGCCGCGCTTAGTTTCCCCCCAACCCCGCACGGCCAGTGCGAGGCCGCAAGAACCGCCGGTGCGACGCATGAGGATGACTAAGCTGCCAAAACCCGAGTCCGACCGCCGAAGCCCCCTGTCATTGGGATGCTTCGCCGCGTGCTTTGTCCTTTCTCTCGCGGCGCTTCTGGCCCCCGCGCGCCAGGCGTCTTCCTCCTACCTGGAGCTACCCGCTGCGCCCGCCGCTTCTGCATCCCAAACCGCTGCACCTGCGGCGCCTGTCGAGGCCGCCGGCTTCCATCTGCTCCCCGCGCAAAAGGCCGCCGAGACCGCGCGCTTTCGCAGCCAGTTCCGGGCCGAGTACCCGAACGAGCCCTGGAGCGCTCTGGGTGATGTCACCCCGTCGTT from Citrifermentans bremense harbors:
- a CDS encoding sigma-54-dependent transcriptional regulator, with product MRKIKIMVVDDEHLIRWSLEQNLKKQGYEVFTAGTGEDALRLARDEQPDLVLLDYHLPGINGLEVLQRLKELDEEILVIMVTAQGGLETAVNTMRHGAYDYINKPFNLDEMALVIRKALETSELRREVVQLRSEHKKQGPPKILGNSKHMRNVLEMMAKVAKSDASTVLVQGESGTGKELVAKYIHYESARADKPFVAINCAAVPATLLESELFGHEKGAFTDAKNSKKGLFELADGGTVFLDEIGDMEIGMQAKLLRFLEDRTFRRIGGSKMIPVDVRIVSATNKDLLKAIEDKSFRNDLYYRLQVIPIFLPSLRERKEDILVLANYFIEVFSKEFGKPTKGISSMAEKLLVEYNWPGNIRELKNVIERAIILGNDENLLLENLPLEIVAKASHVTVPLTTFKLPPEGIDIEEVERELIKQSLEMTDWNQSKAAKKLNLGIDAFRYRMKKFGFLK